Proteins from a genomic interval of Toxotes jaculatrix isolate fToxJac2 chromosome 5, fToxJac2.pri, whole genome shotgun sequence:
- the LOC121182452 gene encoding cadherin-related family member 5, translating into MALTGLKWTVFQASALVCSLLAFLCLHTATGMSGWGGCLDGQDIFAAIKENSLSGEVVAELMADTTMDGVHWSLDGKDADWFFLDARNIRLNTSADKILDREAQGPVLMAELLCYEEDTLQSVYRVMVEILNENDNSPGFAENTVQSLIISELTPVNTVVFTVQATDADNDKIIYSIDQTSPDAEYFKVDLPNSGEVILSKPLDYETKILLTVTIHASEMSTVERFNTSTNITITVLDGDDQYPQFLPCTLLFQDETSRICTSPVYTVNVTEGEEDIVLDFSPGPIHAVDGDRGLSSPLSYAILSGDDDGRFLMDKETGVVKLIQGVRDRLTTPVLHLKVMAYQDDDPRKYSVATVLVRILAENQFHPEFDKAEYYGFVNAGKSPASLVNTYGSKALMLHVQDHDFNYGFNPMIYFTLSPTSNHTEIYQLTQEGLLIARANQLKPKQRHILEVTAIDQESGDAASATVVVEVLSEGQSIPLSPLGDDRLIGCTVGKALFLSMVFMTVLGCILFVVMWLKRKHKVKRDPLERGCVAQGKHPNVSLQWFQLVSHRSAMPHMEEVPFNNEEYGTCNPSFSFPEKPSVYAHQDLPSCRGPVPPSTTAAPDTRVIPTENVCSPVTFNHNVSAPIKSSSSSPTFHPATEDVNHTHMAQDAAPSKENLDSPPATFLDPTETLPNNSPGPETHDATSTPPFTCPDSQTPQTTTSDDPVTSPSSQTSIPCSHTRIASAEIDKPFRKPRVKTPPYSPLLSSPLPKQGSTPPPTPEHAPLKARLVHIDKSPTDTPPVTPERTSMTLSAEVDQPSTSLDQTDQSELPVADGGTPSQDRRSSANSGHTQDGQRKGDEDDDGFLGDEDADKNSEGEGELESDEEELLRVIARCNPIFITFSK; encoded by the exons ATGGCCCTCACTGGGCTGAAATGGACTGTGTTTCAGGCCAGCGCTCTAGTCTGCTCGCTGCTGGCCTTCCTATGTCTGCACACAGCCACAG gAATGTCAGGGTGGGGTGGATGTTTGGATGGTCAGGATATATTTGCGGCCATCAAAGAAAACAGCCTTTCGGGGGAAGTTGTTGCTGAGCTCATGGCTGACACCACAATGGATGGAGTACACTGGAGCCTGGACGGAAAGGATGCTGATTGGTTCTTCTTGGACGCAAGAAACATCCGACTGAACACGTCAGCTGACAAGATTCTGGATCGAGAG GCCCAAGGTCCTGTCCTAATGGCTGAGTTATTATGTTATGAAGAAGACACACTTCAG agcGTGTACAGGGTCATGGTGGAGATTCTAAATGAGAATGATAACTCACCTGGGTTTGCAGAAAACACTGTCCAGTCTCTTATTATCAGTGAG CTGACTCCAGTGAATACTGTGGTCTTTACTGTTCAGGCCACAGATGCAGATAACGACAAGATCATTTACTCCATTGACCAGACATCT CCTGATGCGGAGTACTTCAAAGTTGATCTCCCAAACAGTGGAGAGGTGATCCTGTCCAAGCCTCTAGACTATGAGACTAAAATTCTTCTCACTGTCACCATCCATGCCTCG GAAATGAGTACTGTTGAGCGCTTCAACACCAGCACCAACATCACCATCACTGTCCTGGATGGAGATGACCAGTACCCACAGTTTCTGCCCTGCACGCTGCTTTTCCAAGATGAGACCAGTCGCATCTGCACCAGCCCTGTGTACACAGTCAACGTCACAGAGGGGGAAGAG GACATTGTGCTGGACTTCTCTCCTGGTCCCATTCATGCGGTGGATGGAGATAGAGGACTCAGCTCTCCACTCAGTTATGCCATTCTCTCAG GAGACGACGATGGCCGTTTCCTGATGGATAAAGAGACAGGGGTTGTGAAACTCATTCAGGGGGTGAGAGACAGACTCACAACTCCAGTGCTGCATCTTAAGGTCATG GCATACCAAGACGATGACCCCAGGAAATACTCTGTTGCTACAGTGTTGGTCCGAATCCTGGCAGAGAACCAGTTTCATCCAGAGTTTGACAAAGCTGAATATTATGGCTTTGTAAATGCTGGAAAGAGCCCTGCCTCTCTGGTCAATACCTATGGCAGCAAAGCACTGATGTTACATGTCCAAGACCACGACTTTAACTAC GGTTTCAACCCCATGATCTACTTCACATTAAGTCCTACATCCAATCACACAGAGATCTACCAACTTACACAGGAGGGGCTTCTGATCGCCAGGGCAAATCAACTCAAACCAAAACAGAGACACATTCTAGAG GTAACAGCTATAGACCAGGAGTCAGGCGATGCCGCCTCTGCTACTGTAGTGGTCGAGGTGTTGTCTGAAGGACAATCAA TCCCTCTAAGTCCGCTGGGAGATGACCGTCTGATAGGCTGCACTGTGGGCAAAGCTTTGTTCCTGAGCATGGTATTCATGACTGTGCTTGGATGTATCTTGTTTGTGGTGATGTGGTTGAAGAGGAAACATAAGGTAAAGAGGGACCCGTTGGAGAGAGGCTGTGTGGCCCAGGGCAAACACCCCAATGTG AGCTTACAGTGGTTCCAACTG GTGAGTCATCGCAGTGCCATGCCGCACATGGAGGAAGTACCCTTTAATAATGAAGAATATGGAACCTGCAATCCCTCCTTCAGCTTTCCTGAAAAACCTAGTGTTTACGCCCACCAAGACCTCCCCTCCTGCCGAGGACCTGTTCCGCCCAGTACGACTGCTGCACCTGACACCAGAGTCATCCCCACCGAAAATGTGTGCAGCCCTGTGACATTCAATCACAATGTTTCTGCACCAATCAAAAGCTCCTCTAGTTCACCTACCTTTCACCCAGCCACTGAGGACGTGAATCATACACACATGGCTCAAGacgctgcaccatccaaagaaAACCTTGACTCACCACCTGCTACATTCCTGGACCCTACTGAGACACTACCTAACAACAGTCCAGGCCCTGAAACTCATGATGCCACTAGCACTCCTCCTTTCACTTGCCCTGATTCACAAACCCCGCAAACAACCACCAGTGATGACCCTGTGACCAGCCCCTCCTCTCAAACCAGTATTCCATGCAGTCACACCCGAATTGCGTCAGCAGAAATAGACAAACCGTTCCGCAAACCTCGTGTGAAGACACCCCCATATTCACCTTTACTGTCCTCACCCCTTCCCAAGCAGGGGAgcacacccccacccacccccgaGCATGCACCTTTAAAAGCCAGACTGGTACATATAGATAAGTCACCCACTGACACACCTCCAGTGACACCAGAGCGAACATCTATGACTCTAAGCGCAGAAGTAGACCAGCCCTCCACATCACTGGACCAAACAGACCAATCAGAACTCCCAGTTGCAGATGGTGGTACTCCATCTCAGGACAGAAGGTCCTCAGCGAACTCTGGACACACCCAGGATGGCCAAAGGAAgggggatgaggatgatgatggttttCTAGGAGATGAAGATGCAGACAAGAAcagtgagggtgagggtgagtTAGAGTCAGACGAAGAGGAGCTGCTGAGAGTGATTGCTCGATGTAATcccatttttatcacatttagTAAGTGA